A single region of the Bacteroides luhongzhouii genome encodes:
- a CDS encoding RagB/SusD family nutrient uptake outer membrane protein has translation MDQDRFFLSPDAGYSAVVKCYKTLNDVAGYEAPRMDLYNISTDDSEKGGSDAGDRTFAGDLSFGRALASNTDLVNLWSNMYNGIARCNICLENIPNKPLVDADGYPLSNDVKARYIGEVKFLRAFFYFELCKIFGGVPLVDRTLTVDDSKKLVRATEAETADFIIKDLSEAALESNIPDKASLPTTELGRVTKEAVWAMQARVYMYFAKDNPSYYADARDAAKKVIDSKSCELAPNFQSLYLSDNYMLSESIFPNIRGDVPNDHIYGSFIPVYSNPRSCGAYGFDQPTQNLVDEFEEGDPRLLYTIIEPGDKFPKEKGSETLDFSTYPNTGYHSRKAFLVVSRRGNGWGDDAWTFHIIRYADVLLLYAEALIQTNGDKDEIVKYINMVRDRANDSRSGDIEATSRVLIIPNIKLKPVTVNDDLLAAVKHERRIELAMEYNRLYDLKRWNCYVETMNTFSTYPYAKGRGAAFKKGINELFPIPQIEIDRSGGSIKQNPGYN, from the coding sequence ATGGATCAAGACAGATTTTTTCTTTCGCCTGATGCTGGTTATAGTGCCGTCGTTAAGTGCTATAAAACTCTTAATGATGTAGCTGGATATGAAGCACCACGTATGGATTTATATAATATATCCACTGATGATTCGGAGAAAGGAGGGTCTGATGCAGGTGATCGCACTTTTGCGGGAGACCTTAGTTTTGGTCGAGCTTTGGCTTCCAATACTGATTTAGTTAACCTTTGGTCGAATATGTACAATGGGATAGCACGATGTAATATTTGCCTGGAGAATATTCCCAACAAGCCTTTGGTGGATGCGGATGGCTATCCTCTGTCGAATGACGTAAAAGCCAGATATATAGGGGAAGTGAAGTTTCTCCGTGCTTTCTTTTACTTTGAACTTTGCAAGATCTTCGGCGGAGTACCTTTAGTTGATCGTACGCTGACAGTTGATGATAGTAAGAAGTTAGTCAGAGCTACAGAAGCAGAGACGGCTGATTTTATAATAAAAGATCTGTCAGAGGCTGCTTTAGAAAGTAATATACCTGACAAGGCTTCTTTGCCGACTACAGAATTGGGACGTGTCACCAAAGAGGCTGTATGGGCCATGCAGGCACGTGTATATATGTATTTTGCAAAAGATAATCCATCTTATTATGCAGATGCACGTGATGCAGCAAAGAAAGTTATTGATTCGAAGAGCTGCGAATTAGCTCCCAATTTCCAATCACTTTACTTGAGTGACAACTACATGTTAAGTGAATCTATCTTCCCCAATATACGTGGTGATGTTCCAAACGATCACATTTATGGTTCTTTTATCCCCGTATATTCTAATCCAAGGTCTTGTGGAGCATATGGTTTTGACCAACCGACACAGAATCTTGTCGACGAATTTGAAGAAGGAGATCCTCGTTTATTGTACACGATTATAGAACCAGGTGATAAATTTCCTAAAGAGAAAGGGTCGGAAACACTGGATTTTTCAACATATCCTAATACAGGATACCACAGTCGTAAAGCTTTTCTTGTTGTTTCAAGAAGAGGTAATGGTTGGGGAGATGATGCTTGGACATTCCATATCATACGTTATGCAGATGTATTATTGCTATATGCTGAAGCTTTAATACAGACTAATGGAGATAAGGATGAAATTGTGAAATACATAAATATGGTCCGAGACCGTGCTAATGATTCCCGTTCGGGAGATATCGAAGCCACTTCACGTGTATTGATAATTCCAAATATTAAGCTGAAACCTGTGACTGTCAATGATGATCTGTTGGCAGCAGTCAAGCATGAACGCCGTATTGAATTAGCAATGGAATACAATCGTTTGTATGATCTTAAACGTTGGAATTGTTATGTAGAAACAATGAATACTTTTTCCACCTATCCTTATGCCAAAGGACGTGGAGCTGCCTTTAAAAAAGGGATAAATGAATTATTCCCTATTCCGCAGATTGAGATAGACCGCTCTGGAGGTTCAATTAAACAAAATCCCGGATATAATTAA